The Pseudogulbenkiania sp. MAI-1 sequence GATCTGGCCGTGGCGGAGAACGCCGCGGTGTGGATCAGCCACCCCGACAACATCTTCCGCTCGCTTTACTTCCTCACCGAAAAACTGGTGATGGTGGTGCCCAGGGACAAGCTGGTCGACACCATGCGCGATGCCTACGGCCAGATCGCCATCCGCGAGCACGGCTTCGGCGCCTTCATCGCCGGCTCGTCGCGCACCGCCGACATCGAGCAGAGCCTGGTGATGGGCGCACACGGCGCCATGGCGGCGCTGGTGATCTTCTGCTGACCGCCTCCCCTACCCTTTTCCCTCATTTGGTGTGTTGCTCTGCCACAGACCCCGCTCGCGGGTCTGTGATTGTTGACAACCCCCTTTTGCGAAGCGGAAGGGGGTTGTCGTGTAAACAGGAAGGCTGCGGATTCCATAACGGATCAGGAGCGGCCCGGCTTTGCCGGGTCCGGTAGAATCTGAACAGGATACTTTGTCAGCAGCCTGAGACCCCGCTCGCGGGGTCTCTTTTTTTGTTCGGCACACATGAAAAACCCCGCCACAGCGGCGGGGTCGAGGAACGGGACTTACTTGTAACGCGGCGGCAGGAGCAACGCCGGGATCTCGCGCTGGCGCTTGCCGGCGCGGGGCTTGAGCACCTTGCGCGGCTCGCCGTTGTCGGGCTTGCGCGGAAGCTCGCCGGACGGCGCACCGCCCTGGGAACGGGAAGCGCCGCGGCCGCCGCGTGAGCCCTCCAGCGGGCGGCGCGCCGTGCTGGCGATCTCCTCTGGCGGGCGCTCCAGCCACGACGGCCAGAAGCCGGAAACCGGCTGCGGCGTCAGCTTCTGGCGCGTCAGCTTTTCGATCGCCTCGAGCTGCTTGCCCTCATCCTGGCCCATCAGCGAGATGGCCACGCCGGAGGCGCCGGCCCGGCCGGTGCGGCCGATGCGGTGCACGTAGTCCTCCGGCGCGTTGGGCAGCTCGAAGTTGACCACGTAGGGCAGTTCGGAAATGTCCAGCCCGCGCGCCGCCACGTCGGTCGCCACCAGCACCTTGACCTCGCCGTTCTTGAACGCCGTCAGGGTTTCCAGCCGCGCCCCCTGGGCCTTGTCGCCGTGGATCGCCTCGGCGGCGTGGCCGTCGCGCTTCAGGTCGCGCGCCAGTTGGTCGGCGGAGAGCTTGGTCTTGCAGAACACGATGACCTGCCCCATCTGGCGCTCGCGGATCAGGTGCGACAGCAGGTAGCGCTTGCGCTGGCTGTCTACCGAGAACACCAGTTGCTCGACCTGGGCGTTGGTGGAGTTCTGCCGCGCCACCTCCACGGTCTGCGGATCGCGCATGAACTCTTCGGCCAGGCGCTTGATCTCCGGCGCGAAGGTGGCGGAGAACAGCAGGGTCTGACGCGTACGCGGCAGCATGCCGAGAATCTTGCGGATATCGTTGATGAAGCCCATGTCCAGCATGCGGTCGGCTTCGTCCAGCACCAGCACGTCGACCTTGTTGAGCTGCACGGTCTTCTGGCCGACGTGGTCGAGCAGGCGGCCCGGCGTGGCGATCAGGATTTCCACGCCGCGGCGCAGTTCCTGCGTCTGCGGGTCCATGTTGACCCCGCCGAACACCACGGTGGAGCGCAGTGGCAGGTACTTGGTGTAGGCCGCGGCATTGACCGCGATCTGGTCGGCCAGCTCGCGCGTCGGCGACAGGACCAGCGCACGCACCGGGTGCATCGCCGGCGAGGCACTGGTGCTGGCGAATTTCTTCAGACGTTCCAGGATAGGCAGCATGAACGCTGCCGTCTTGCCGGTGCCGGTCTGTGCGGCAGCGAGCAGGTCGCGTCCGGACAGCACCAGCGGGATGGCTTTGGCCTGGATCGGCGTGGGCTCGGAATAGCCCTGCTCGTCGATGGCGCGGAGAATCTCCGGCGACAGCCCAAGCTCGGCAAATGACATGAACAATACTCCTGCGGTAACACCCGGGACGGCCGATCACGGGCCGGCCGTCTCGAAAAGAATGTTGGTTTCAGTGACAAATAAAAAGGCTGACGCCGCCCTAAGGCGGCGCCAGCCGGTCGTTCAGCTCAGTTGGGCCGCGACGCTGATCAAGAGGATCACGAACAGCCACAGCAAGGCGGAGCGCCACACCAGGCCCACCGCGCTCTTCAGGTAGTCGGGGTCGGACTCCTCGCCCAGCCCCAGCTCCGGGCGGAACTTGATGGTGTAGTCCTGCCGCACCGGATCGCCCAGCTTGACGCCAAGTGCGCCGGCCGCCGAAGCGAGCAGAATGCCGTGCGCGTAATGCCCCCAGGTGCGGGCCTGCGAGCGCCAGCAATAGAGCGCATCCTCGAAGTCGCCCATGATGGCGAAGCTGATCGCCGTCAGGCGCACCGGAATCCAGTCCAGCCAGCTCATGGCGCGCGCCGCGAAGCGGCCGAACAGATCGTCGCCCGAGCTGCGCTCGCCCCACTTCTGGTGCAGGATGTAGCTCAGACGGTACAGCACGGCGCCGGCCGGGCCCGGCAGGACCAGGAACCAGAACATGGTGCCGAACACGTGGCGATAGCTGTCCACCACGCCCTGCTCGATCGACAGCCGGGAGATCTCGTTGACCGACAGCTCCGCCGTCGGCTGGCCGGTCCAGTGCGCCAGCGTCTGGCGCGCGTCGAAATCGCGCCCTTCCGACAAGGCCAGGGATATCTCGGAAAACGAGCTGGAAAAGTGGCGGAACCCCATGGTCAGGTACAGCACCAGCACGTTCCACGCCAGCCCCAGCACCGGGCTGATCGCCATCAACAAGTAATACCCCCCCAGCGCCACCAGGAGCGGCGGCAGCATCGCCGCCAGCCACGCCATCACGCCGTGCCGGTTAAAGCCGGCATTCAGGTTGCGCTCCAGGTGGTTGGCATAACGGGTGAACAGCAGCCAGACCCGGTTGCGGTTACCCAGCGGGCGGAGTTGCTCGAGTGCGAGTGCGAGGATGAGAGATAACAGGGTCATGGCTTATGGTCTTGAGGTGGTCTCTGGCCCAGACGCACGATACCACAAAGGCATCGTCCCGCCCACCCGAGCCACTCAAGCCGAGCCGAGATGGCGGCCGCCGCCGGAGAGCGTGGGCAAGGATCCGTCCTTGCCGTAACCGAGCGTGGAGATGGCTGCCTGGCGCAGCACCTCGAGCGTTTCCTCGGTCTGGGCGAGGTGGCGATCGACCAGTTGGCCGTTCAGGCGGTTGATCGCCTGCACCTGCTTGAGCGCGCTGTCGAGCTCGCCCCAGGCCTCCCGGGCGGCAGCCTTGTCGGCGAGCCAGGCGTGCACCCGCTCGGCATCGGTCAGGCCGGCCTCCTGCATCAGCCCGGCACGCTCACGGGCCTGGGCGGCCAGTTGTTCGAGCAGGCGCGTCTTTTCCGCGGCAAGCGGTTCGAGCGCCGCCACATCGTTGCGGATCAGCACTGCCTGCTCCCGCTGCATCAGGGCCGCCAGTTCCTTGAGCAGGGTGGTTTCACTGTGGCACAGCGCGATGAAGGTGTCGGCTTGCGGCATGCGGCGGGCGTCCGGCGAAGGAAGGATCGAACTCAACGGGACAGCAGTTCCTGCGCCGAGGCGATGAGCTGATCGGCGATCTTGTCCGGGTTGATCTGGAACGAACCGGAAGCGATGGCCTGCTTGATGGCGTCCACCTTGGCCGCGTCGAATGCCGGCTCAGCGCTCACCTCGCGCTCGATGGCGCCGATCTTGGGGTTGATGGCGACATTTTCCGAGGCGGCGGCGCTATCGGATGTTTTGGGCGTGCTCTCCCGTCGCACGGACTTGCTCAGGGCGCCATACGCTCCGAGTGCCTTGCTCGTGTTGTCGATTTTCATGGCTTACGTCCTTCCACGAGAGAGATTGGGGGATTTGGCTTTATTATCGACTGAAAAAACAGAATCTTGAGCATTTTATTTTCAAAATGACACCAGCACGCTGCCGTCGGCCTGAACCACGCCGCTGACCTCCCGCCCGCTCGCCATCCTCACCCGCACCGTTTCCCCGACGGCGGCATTGCCGCGCGCCGTACCATCGGCATTCACGGCAAAACCGTCGCCACGAGCCACCACCCGAACCCGCTGGTTGGTCCTGACCACGTCGGGTTGCTGCAACATGAAGCTCCTGAGCCAGCCCCCCGCCGGCACGCTGCTCTTCATGCTCTGGCCGATGGCCTGGTCGAGCCGGTTGAGCACGTTGCGCCCCAGCGCCGGCGAGTTCATCTCGACCAGCTTGACATCCTCCTGCGACAGCACCTCGCCGGCCTTGAGCGGCCGGGTCGCCACCACGCCCATGCGTTTTTCGGTGATCGTCACCAGCAAGCGCAAGGACCAGCCCGCAGAGGGGCAAGACAGATCGAGCGAGCTGTTGCCCACGGGCGCAGCCCCTGGCGTCCATCCCACCTGCGGCTGCTCGCAGGCAGGGAGCGCCAGGCGTGGGTCCAGCCGGCCCAGCGTGAAGCTGGCCGGGCGATA is a genomic window containing:
- the flgM gene encoding flagellar biosynthesis anti-sigma factor FlgM; translation: MKIDNTSKALGAYGALSKSVRRESTPKTSDSAAASENVAINPKIGAIEREVSAEPAFDAAKVDAIKQAIASGSFQINPDKIADQLIASAQELLSR
- a CDS encoding flagella synthesis protein FlgN, with the protein product MSSILPSPDARRMPQADTFIALCHSETTLLKELAALMQREQAVLIRNDVAALEPLAAEKTRLLEQLAAQARERAGLMQEAGLTDAERVHAWLADKAAAREAWGELDSALKQVQAINRLNGQLVDRHLAQTEETLEVLRQAAISTLGYGKDGSLPTLSGGGRHLGSA
- a CDS encoding DEAD/DEAH box helicase; translated protein: MSFAELGLSPEILRAIDEQGYSEPTPIQAKAIPLVLSGRDLLAAAQTGTGKTAAFMLPILERLKKFASTSASPAMHPVRALVLSPTRELADQIAVNAAAYTKYLPLRSTVVFGGVNMDPQTQELRRGVEILIATPGRLLDHVGQKTVQLNKVDVLVLDEADRMLDMGFINDIRKILGMLPRTRQTLLFSATFAPEIKRLAEEFMRDPQTVEVARQNSTNAQVEQLVFSVDSQRKRYLLSHLIRERQMGQVIVFCKTKLSADQLARDLKRDGHAAEAIHGDKAQGARLETLTAFKNGEVKVLVATDVAARGLDISELPYVVNFELPNAPEDYVHRIGRTGRAGASGVAISLMGQDEGKQLEAIEKLTRQKLTPQPVSGFWPSWLERPPEEIASTARRPLEGSRGGRGASRSQGGAPSGELPRKPDNGEPRKVLKPRAGKRQREIPALLLPPRYK
- the flgA gene encoding flagellar basal body P-ring formation chaperone FlgA, giving the protein MQKCLIALSVLLAALLFPLQLMAATQNLAALEQAARRFVEQELRYRPASFTLGRLDPRLALPACEQPQVGWTPGAAPVGNSSLDLSCPSAGWSLRLLVTITEKRMGVVATRPLKAGEVLSQEDVKLVEMNSPALGRNVLNRLDQAIGQSMKSSVPAGGWLRSFMLQQPDVVRTNQRVRVVARGDGFAVNADGTARGNAAVGETVRVRMASGREVSGVVQADGSVLVSF
- a CDS encoding CobD/CbiB family protein: MTLLSLILALALEQLRPLGNRNRVWLLFTRYANHLERNLNAGFNRHGVMAWLAAMLPPLLVALGGYYLLMAISPVLGLAWNVLVLYLTMGFRHFSSSFSEISLALSEGRDFDARQTLAHWTGQPTAELSVNEISRLSIEQGVVDSYRHVFGTMFWFLVLPGPAGAVLYRLSYILHQKWGERSSGDDLFGRFAARAMSWLDWIPVRLTAISFAIMGDFEDALYCWRSQARTWGHYAHGILLASAAGALGVKLGDPVRQDYTIKFRPELGLGEESDPDYLKSAVGLVWRSALLWLFVILLISVAAQLS